One Streptomyces formicae genomic window, CACCGCCAAGGTCGAGGGCGCCGAGAAGCGCTCGGTGAAGACCGTCGACGTGGCCCCCGCGTCGAAGCAGGACTTCAACGGGCTCTCCTCGTTCTACCTGGTCGTCGGCTGGTGCGTCGGCGGCTACCTGTGCGCCTCGATCCTCGCCATCAGCGCGGGCTCCCGGGCCGCCAACGTGCCGCGCGCGGTGATCAGGCTCGGCACCATGGCGCTCTTCTCGATCGTCGGCGGACTCGGCGGCGCGATCATCATCGGGCCGATCCTCGGCGCCCTGCCCGGCAGCATCATGGGCCTGTGGGGCCTCGGCGCCCTGCTGACCTTCGGGGTCGGCGCGCTCACGCTCGCCCTGCAGTCGCTCACCGGCATCGTGGGCATCGGCCTCGCCGTCCTCCTCGTCGTCATCGCGGGCAACCCGAGCGCGGGCGGCGCCTTCCCGCTGCCGATGCTGCCGCCCTTCTGGGAGGCGATCGGGCCCTGGCTGCCGCCGGGCGCGGGCACCTGGGTGGCGCGCTCCATCGCGTACTTCGAGGGGAACGCGGTCACCGGACCGCTCCTGGTCCTGGTCGCCTGGGCGGTGCTCGGCGTCGCCGTCACCATCGCCCTGTCCGCCCGGCGCGGGAGCAGGAGCAGCAGCGGCTCGATCGACCTGACCGCCAGCGGGTTCGGCAAAGGCGCCGCGTGAACCTTCCGCACCGCACGGGCCCCGCGGCCCAGGCCGTCTCCGTCAAACGGATGGAGCCCACCGCGCAGGCCCAGCTGGGCCCGCTCGGGCTCACCGGCTTCATCGTCGTCACGATGATCGCCACCGGCATCGACGCGGGCGTCTTCCCCGAGAAGCTCCTGCACTCGGTCGTGCCCCTGGTGGGCTTCTTCATCGGCGGGCTCGCGCAGCTGCTCGCCGGGCTCTTCCAGGCACAGCGCGGCGACACCTGGCACGCCACGGTCTTCGGCGGCTTCGGGCTCTTCTGGATGGCGAAGTCGCTGATGCTGCTCTGGGTGCTTCCCGGCCTCGACCCGTCGCTGCGGGGCGACACGATGGGGCTGTTCACCCTGCCCTGGGTGTTCGTGGTCTTCGTGCTGTGGCTGGCGAGCTTCCGCATCCATCTGGCGCTGCTGCTCACCTTCACCTGCGTCCTCGTCGTGTTCGTGGCGATGACCTGCAACGGCTTCACGGGGTCGGTCGGCTGGAACCGGGTCGCGGGCTGGTTCGGGCTCGGCGCGAGCGCCGGGGCGCTCTACCTGCTCGCGGGCCAGGTGATGGCGTCCACCTGGGGCCGCCCCGTCCTGCCGATGGGCCGCTTCCTCGCGCCGGACGCCCCGGACGTCCGGCCGGAGAGCTGAAAAGGGTCAGACCCGATTGTCAGACCCGGGTGCGAGGCTGAGACGCATGATCCGCACACTCGCCGTCGAGAACTACCGCTCCCTGCGCAAGCTGATCGTCCCGCTGGACCGGCTGAACGTGATCACCGGCGCCAACGGCACGGGAAAGTCCAGCCTGTACCGCGCCCTGCGGCTGCTCGCCGACTCCGCCACCGGCGGCGCGGTCGCGGCCCTGGCCCGCGAGGGCGGCCTGCCGTCCGCCATGTGGGCGGGCGAGCGCAAGGCGGAGCCCGCCGGGCTCAAACTGGGCTTCGCCGGGGACGAGTTCGGGTACGCGGTCGACTTCGGCGTCCCCCAGTCCAGCGGCTCGGGCCCTGGCGGCGCGCCCTCCATGTTCGCCCTCGACCCCGAGATCAAGCGCGAGTCCACCTGGGCCGGGCCCGTGCTGCGGACCGCCGCGCTGCTCTGCGACCGCGCGGGCCCCGCCGTGCGCACCCGCACGGCCGACGGCGGCTGGCACCGCTCCCAGGGCATCAAGCCGTACGACAGCATGCTCAGCGAGTTCGCCGACCCCCAGCTCGCCCCCGACCTGCTGCGGCTGCGCGAGCTGATCCGCTCCTGGCGGTTCTACGACCACGTGCGCACCGACGCCGACGCGCCCGCCCGCGCCGCCCGCATCGGCACCCGCACCCCCGTCCTCACCCACGACGGCGCGGACCTGGCGGCGGCCCTGCAGACCATCCGCGAGATCGGCGACGACGTGGCGCTCGACGAGGCGGTGGCGGCCGCCTTCCCCGGCAGCCGGGTCCGCGTCGTCGACAACGGAGGGCGCTTCGAAGTCCAACTGCACCAGCGCGGCCTGCTGCGCCCCCTGGGCCCTGCCGAACTGTCCGACGGCACCCTGCGCTACCTGCTGTGGACCGCCGCGCTCCTCACCCCACGCCCGCCGTCCCTCCTCGTCCTCAACGAGCCGGAGACGAGCCTGCACCCCGACCTGCTCCGCCCGCTCGCCGACCTGATCGTCGCCGCGACGGACGACACCCAGGTCGTCCTGGTGACCCACGCCCAGGAACTGGCCGAAGCGGTGGCGAAGGGAGCGGCCCGCCACCGCGTCGACGTCAACTCCATAGAACTGCTCAAGGAGTCGGGCCGAACGACGGTGGCGGGCCGGGAAAGCCTGCTGGACGAGCCGCTCTGGTACTGGCCGAAGCGCTGAGTTCGAACCTGCGGCTCGTCAGTGGCTGGTCGCGCCGTAGTACGCCTGCCGCATGAGCTGCTGCATCTCATCGATCATCGGCATCCGGGGATTGGCGGGCGCGCACTGATCGGCGTACGCGTTCATCGCCTGCTGCGGCAGAGCCGCCAGGAAGGCCGCCTCGTCCACACCCTCCTCCTGGAAGGAGGCGGGGATACCGCACTTGGCACGCAGTTCCTCGACCGCACGGGCATAGGACTCCACTCCCTCCTCGGGCGTCGCGGCCGCGAGGCCCAGCATCCGGGCGATCTCCTGGAAGCGCTCGGGCGCCCGGTAGACCTCGGCCTTCGGCCACGGCGTCGCCTTGCCGGAGACGGTGCCGTTGTGCCGGATGACGTGCGGAAGCAGCAGCGCGTTGGTGCGCCCGTGGGCGACGTGGAACGTGTTGCCGAGGGTGTGCGCCATCGCGTGCACCAGGCCGAGGAAGGCGTTGGCGAAGGCCATCCCCGCGACCGTCGAGGCGTTGTGCATCTTCTCGCGCGCCTCGGGGTCCTTCGGGCCGTTGACGACGCACCGCTCCAGGTTCTCGAAGATGAGCTTGATCGCCTGGAGGCAGAGCCCGTCGGTGTAGTCGTTCGAGTAGGCGGAGACGTACGCCTCCGTGGCGTGGGTCAGCGCGTCGAAGCCGGAGTCGGCGGTGACGGTGGCGGGCAGCCCCATCGGCAGGACCGGGTCGACGATCGCGACGTTCGGGGTGAGCGCGTAGTCGGCGAGCGGGTACTTCTGCGCGGCCTTCGGGTCGGAGATGACCGCGAAGGGAGTGACCTCGGAGCCGGTGCCCGAGGTGGTCGGGACCGCCACCATCTGGGCCTTCTTGCCGAGCCCCGGGAACTTGAAGGCGCGCTTGCGGATGTCGAAGAACTTCTCCTTGGTGTCCGCGAACTCGATCTCCGGGTGCTCGTACATCAGCCACATGATCTTCGCCGCGTCCATCGGCGAGCCGCCGCCGAGGCCGATGATGGTGTCCGGCTGGAAGTCCCGCATCAGCGCGGCACCGGCCCGCACCGTCGCCAGCTCCGGGTTGGGCTCGACGTTGTCGATGATCTGCACGGTGACCGCGTCGGGCCGCGCCGCGAGGATGTCGGTCACGCGGGCGACGAACCCGAGCGTCGACATGGTCTTGTCCGTGACGATCGAGACGCGCCTGATGCCCTCCATCTCACCGAGGTAGCGCAGCGAGTTGCGCTCGAAGTAGATCTTCGGCGGGACCTTGAACCACTGCATGTTGTTGTTGCGCCGTCCGATCCGCTTGACGTTGACGAGGTTGACCGCGGAGACGTTGTCGGACACCGAGTTGTGCCCGTAGGAGCCGCAGCCGAGGGTGAGCGAGGGGAGGAAGGAGTTGTAGACGTCGCCGATGCCGCCGAAGGTGGAGGGCGCGTTGACGATGACGCGGATCGCCTTGACGCGCTTGCCGAACTCCTCGGCGAGCTCCTCGTCCTCGGTGTGGATGGCGGCGCTGTGCCCGAGCCCGTGGAACTCGACCATCCGGGCGGAGAGTTCGAGTCCGTGCTCGGTGTCCTCGGCCTTCAGCGCGGCCAGGATCGGGGAGAGCTTCTCGCGGGTGAGCGGCTCGCCCTCGCCGACCTCCGCGCACTCGGCGACGATGACCGAGGTGCCCTCCGGCACGGAGAACCCGGCCTGTTCGGCGATCCATTGCGGGGACCTGCCGACGACGGCCGCGTTCAGCTTGGCGCCCGAGCAGTTGTTGGCGAAGGCGGTGGTGCCGAAGACGAACTCCTCCAGCTTGGTCTTCTCGGCCGCCGTCAGGACGTACGCGCCGAGCCGCCGGAACTCCGCGAGCCCCTCCTCGTAGATCTCCTGATCGAGGATGACGGCCTGCTCGGAGGCGCAGATCATGCCGTGGTCGAAGGACTTGGAGAGCACGATGTCGTGCACGGCGCGGCGCAGCTTGCCGCTGCGCGTGACGTAGGCGGGTACGTTGCCCGCGCCGACGCCGAGCGCGGGCTTGCCGCAGGAGTAGGCGGCCTTGACCATCGCGTTGCCGCCGGTGGCGAGGATGGTGGAGACGCCCTCGTGGTGCATGAGGAGCCCGGTGGCCTCCATCGACGGCTCCTCGACCCACTGCACACAGTCCTCCGGCGCGCCCGCCTCGATCGCGGCGTCGCGCACCACGCGGGCGGCCTCGGCGGAGCAGCGCTGCGCGCTCGGGTGGAAGGCGAAGACGATCGGGTTGCGGGTCTTCAGGGCGATGAGCGCCTTGAAGACGGTCGTCGACGTCGGGTTGGTCACCGGGGTCATCGCGCAGACGACGCCGACCGGTTCGGCGATCTCGGTGATGCCGTTCAGCTCGTCGCGGGAGATGACGCCCGCGGTCTTCAGGCCGCGCATCGAGTTGACGACGTGCTCGCACGCGAAGAGGTTCTTGACGGCCTTGTCCTCGAACAGGCCGCGTCCGGTCTCCTCGACCGCCTGCCGCGCCAGCTCCCCGTGCTGGCTCAGCGCGGCGAGGGAGGCCTTCTTGACGATGTGGTCGACCTGCTCCTGGTCGTACGACTCGAACCGGTCGAGCGCGGCGAGCGCCCTCTCGACAAGTCCGTCCACCATCTCCTTGGCCCGCATGGCAGGTACTCCTTCTTCAGGACCTTTTCTTTACGCCTCCAATTCCACACCCGCGGGCGCTCCTTGAGGCGCCGAAAAGGGCCTCACCATCCAGGCATAAGGTCCTTCCGGAGGAACGGATCCATCCCACACACCAGCCTTGACCTGCACAGGTCCCACAGGACTTTAGACCCTTGCGCTCTTGTGAAAGTTTTCACAAGGAATCCCAAAAAAGCCCCGCCCCGTTTTAAGGGGGCGGGACTCAGAGCTTGACCGAGAGGTCAGCCGATTTCCGCACCGTAGGCCGACAAGGCTTCCGGCACCGGCTGGAAGAACGTCTCGCCGCCCGAGGAGCAGTCACCGCTGCCGCCCGACGTGAGACCCAGCGCGGTGTCACCGGCGAAGAGCGCGCCGCCGCTGTCGCCGGGCTCGGCGCAGACCGTGGTCTGGATCAGACCGTCGACCTGGCCCTCCTGGTAGTTGACCGTGGCGTCGAGCGCGGTGACGTCACCGTCGTGGACCTGGGTGGTGCTGCCGCTGCGCTGCACCTTCTGGCCGACCGTGGCGTCCCCTGCCTTGCTGATCGCCTGGGTGCCGCCGTAGAGGTTGACCTCGCTGGGGTGCGGGGTGTCACCCGTGTACTTCACGATGGCGTAGTCGTTGCCCGGGAAGCTCGACTCCTCGGTGGTGCCGATCTCCGAGCCGCCCTGCGAGTCCGACCAGCTCTTGACCGCGTTGCCGCAGTGGCCCGCCGTCAGGAAGTAGGGCTGGCCGCCCTTGACGACGTTGAAGCCGAGCGAGCAGCGCGAACCGCTCCCCCAGATCGCGTCGCCACCGGCGATGAAGGCCTTGTACTCGCCCTTGCTGTGCTTGAGCTCGGCCTTGCCGCCGAGGCTCTTCACGATCGCGGAGACCTTGTCGAGCTTGGCGCCCTTGACCGTGCGGTCGGCCGTGACGACGACCTTGTTGGCCGCCGGGTCCATCGCCCAGGAGGTGCCGGGCACGGCCGCCTTGTCGTTCAGCGTCGTACGGGCGCTCTTCAGCTCGGCGAGGGAGTTCTCGACGATTCTGGCCTTGCCGCCGGCCGACTCGACGCTGTCCGCCGCGCTCTTGTTCAGGACGTTGACGACGAGGCTCTTGGCCTTGGCGTCGTAGTAGGTGCCCGCGGCCTGGGTGCCGAGCTCCTTGCCCAGGGACGAGGCGAGCTTTCCGGCCTTCGCCACCGAGAGGGTGTCCGGCGTGGGATCCGGGGAGTTCTCGCTCGCGTTCGCAGTCTGGAAGGTGATTCCCGCGGCTACCAGCGCGGCGATGCCCGCGCCTGCCACGGCGGCACGCCGCTTGGGTATGCGTCGGTGCTTCAAAAGTCACGACCTCCTGTGGGGGGAACGACCCGTCAGGCGTGGGGGCCGGGCGGGCCGCAGGGCGTACGCGGCACGGAGTCACCACGCTAAAGAAGCCGCGTCCATGCCAATGTGGCCTCGCCCACTATCCCGATGCCCTCCGGTCGCACACAAGGTCTACTTCAGGACGCGCGCACGACAACGGTCGC contains:
- a CDS encoding ABC transporter permease: MRFADELKSAVTPRAALLVIGVLALQLLFIASYVGALHNPKPKDVSFGVVAPGDAAQQTADRLKKLPGEPLDPRVVENEGVARHKIMNRDIDGALIVDPRGTTDTLLVASGGGTALSRTLVELTAKVEGAEKRSVKTVDVAPASKQDFNGLSSFYLVVGWCVGGYLCASILAISAGSRAANVPRAVIRLGTMALFSIVGGLGGAIIIGPILGALPGSIMGLWGLGALLTFGVGALTLALQSLTGIVGIGLAVLLVVIAGNPSAGGAFPLPMLPPFWEAIGPWLPPGAGTWVARSIAYFEGNAVTGPLLVLVAWAVLGVAVTIALSARRGSRSSSGSIDLTASGFGKGAA
- a CDS encoding acetate uptake transporter; this translates as MNLPHRTGPAAQAVSVKRMEPTAQAQLGPLGLTGFIVVTMIATGIDAGVFPEKLLHSVVPLVGFFIGGLAQLLAGLFQAQRGDTWHATVFGGFGLFWMAKSLMLLWVLPGLDPSLRGDTMGLFTLPWVFVVFVLWLASFRIHLALLLTFTCVLVVFVAMTCNGFTGSVGWNRVAGWFGLGASAGALYLLAGQVMASTWGRPVLPMGRFLAPDAPDVRPES
- a CDS encoding AAA family ATPase, producing MIRTLAVENYRSLRKLIVPLDRLNVITGANGTGKSSLYRALRLLADSATGGAVAALAREGGLPSAMWAGERKAEPAGLKLGFAGDEFGYAVDFGVPQSSGSGPGGAPSMFALDPEIKRESTWAGPVLRTAALLCDRAGPAVRTRTADGGWHRSQGIKPYDSMLSEFADPQLAPDLLRLRELIRSWRFYDHVRTDADAPARAARIGTRTPVLTHDGADLAAALQTIREIGDDVALDEAVAAAFPGSRVRVVDNGGRFEVQLHQRGLLRPLGPAELSDGTLRYLLWTAALLTPRPPSLLVLNEPETSLHPDLLRPLADLIVAATDDTQVVLVTHAQELAEAVAKGAARHRVDVNSIELLKESGRTTVAGRESLLDEPLWYWPKR
- the adhE gene encoding bifunctional acetaldehyde-CoA/alcohol dehydrogenase, which translates into the protein MRAKEMVDGLVERALAALDRFESYDQEQVDHIVKKASLAALSQHGELARQAVEETGRGLFEDKAVKNLFACEHVVNSMRGLKTAGVISRDELNGITEIAEPVGVVCAMTPVTNPTSTTVFKALIALKTRNPIVFAFHPSAQRCSAEAARVVRDAAIEAGAPEDCVQWVEEPSMEATGLLMHHEGVSTILATGGNAMVKAAYSCGKPALGVGAGNVPAYVTRSGKLRRAVHDIVLSKSFDHGMICASEQAVILDQEIYEEGLAEFRRLGAYVLTAAEKTKLEEFVFGTTAFANNCSGAKLNAAVVGRSPQWIAEQAGFSVPEGTSVIVAECAEVGEGEPLTREKLSPILAALKAEDTEHGLELSARMVEFHGLGHSAAIHTEDEELAEEFGKRVKAIRVIVNAPSTFGGIGDVYNSFLPSLTLGCGSYGHNSVSDNVSAVNLVNVKRIGRRNNNMQWFKVPPKIYFERNSLRYLGEMEGIRRVSIVTDKTMSTLGFVARVTDILAARPDAVTVQIIDNVEPNPELATVRAGAALMRDFQPDTIIGLGGGSPMDAAKIMWLMYEHPEIEFADTKEKFFDIRKRAFKFPGLGKKAQMVAVPTTSGTGSEVTPFAVISDPKAAQKYPLADYALTPNVAIVDPVLPMGLPATVTADSGFDALTHATEAYVSAYSNDYTDGLCLQAIKLIFENLERCVVNGPKDPEAREKMHNASTVAGMAFANAFLGLVHAMAHTLGNTFHVAHGRTNALLLPHVIRHNGTVSGKATPWPKAEVYRAPERFQEIARMLGLAAATPEEGVESYARAVEELRAKCGIPASFQEEGVDEAAFLAALPQQAMNAYADQCAPANPRMPMIDEMQQLMRQAYYGATSH
- a CDS encoding S1 family peptidase, coding for MKHRRIPKRRAAVAGAGIAALVAAGITFQTANASENSPDPTPDTLSVAKAGKLASSLGKELGTQAAGTYYDAKAKSLVVNVLNKSAADSVESAGGKARIVENSLAELKSARTTLNDKAAVPGTSWAMDPAANKVVVTADRTVKGAKLDKVSAIVKSLGGKAELKHSKGEYKAFIAGGDAIWGSGSRCSLGFNVVKGGQPYFLTAGHCGNAVKSWSDSQGGSEIGTTEESSFPGNDYAIVKYTGDTPHPSEVNLYGGTQAISKAGDATVGQKVQRSGSTTQVHDGDVTALDATVNYQEGQVDGLIQTTVCAEPGDSGGALFAGDTALGLTSGGSGDCSSGGETFFQPVPEALSAYGAEIG